The following coding sequences are from one Lolium rigidum isolate FL_2022 chromosome 6, APGP_CSIRO_Lrig_0.1, whole genome shotgun sequence window:
- the LOC124660586 gene encoding acetolactate synthase 1, chloroplastic-like yields the protein MATATSTAVAFSGATAALPKPRTLPRHLLPSSRRALTAPIRCSAVSPSPSPSPAPPATALRPWGPSEPRKGADILVEALERCGISDVFAYPGGASMEIHQALTRSPLITNHLFRHEQGEAFAASGYARASGRVGVCVATSGPGATNLVSALADALLDSIPMVAITGQVTRRMIGTDAFQETPIVEVTRSITKHNYLVLDVEDIPRVIQEAFFLASSGRPGPVLVDIPKDIQQQMAVPVWDAPMSLPGYIARLPKPPATELLEQVLRLVGEARRPILYVGGGCSASGEELRRFVELTGIPVTTTLMGLGNFPSDDPLSLRMLGMHGTVYANYAVDKADLLLAFGVRFDDRVTGKIEAFASRSKIVHIDIDPAEIGKNKQPHVSICADVKLALQGLNALLTGTKAHKGFDFASWHEELEQQKREFPLGYKTFGEAIPPQYAIQVLDELTKGEAIIATGVGQHQMWAAQYYTYKRPRQWLSSAGLGAMGFGLPAAAGAAVANPGVTVVDIDGDGSFLMNIQELALIRIENLPVKVMILNNQHLGMVVQWEDRFYKANRAHTYLGNPENESEIYPDFVTIAKGFNVPAVRVTKRSEVRAAIKKMLETPGPYLLDIIVPHQEHVLPMIPSGGAFKDIIMEGDGRIAY from the coding sequence atggccactGCCACTTCCACAGCCGTCGCCTTCTCGGGTGCCACCGCCGCCTTGCCCAAACCGCGCACTCTCCCGCGTCACCTACTGCCCTCCTCACGCCGCGCCCTCACCGCCCCCATCAGGTGCTCCGCGGTGTCCCCTTCGCCTTCGCCCTCGCCCGCCCCTCCTGCCACCGCGCTCCGTCCATGGGGCCCATCCGAGCCCCGCAAGGGCGCCGACATCCTCGTCGAGGCCCTCGAGCGCTGCGGCATCAGCGACGTCTTCGCCTACCCGGGCGGCGCCTCAATGGAGATCCACCAGGCGCTCACGCGCTCGCCGCTCATCACCAACCACCTCTTCCGCCACGAGCAGGGGGAGGCCTTCGCGGCGTCCGGGTACGCCCGCGCGTCCGGCCGCGTCGGGGTCTGCGTCGCCACCTCCGGCCCGGGGGCCACCAACCTCGTCTCCGCGCTCGCCGACGCCCTCCTCGACTCCATCCCCATGGTGGCCATCACGGGGCAGGTCACGCGCCGCATGATCGGCACGGACGCCTTCCAGGAGACGCCCATCGTCGAGGTCACCCGCTCCATCACCAAGCACAACTACCTCGTCCTCGACGTCGAGGACATCCCCCGCGTCATCCAGGAAGCCTTCTTCCTCGCCTCCTCTGGCCGCCCGGGCCCGGTGCTCGTCGACATCCCCAAGGACATCCAGCAGCAGATGGCTGTGCCCGTCTGGGACGCGCCCATGAGTCTGCCAGGCTACATTGCCCGCCTGCCAAAGCCGCCGGCTACTGAATTGCTAGAGCAGGTCCTGCGTCTGGTTGGTGAGGCAAGACGCCCGATTCTCTATGTTGGCGGTGGCTGCTCTGCGTCCGGAGAGGAGCTGCGCCGCTTTGTTGAGCTCACTGGGATCCCAGTTACAACTACCCTCATGGGTCTTGGCAACTTCCCCAGCGACGACCCGCTCTCTCTGCGTATGCTTGGGATGCATGGCACTGTCTACGCAAACTACGCCGTAGATAAGGCTGACCTGCTGCTTGCATTTGGCGTGAGGTTTGATGACCGCGTCACTGGGAAAATCGAGGCTTTTGCAAGCAGGTCCAAGATTGTGCACATTGACATCGATCCAGCTGAGATTGGCAAGAACAAGCAGCCGCATGTCTCCATTTGTGCAGATGTCAAGCTCGCTTTGCAGGGCCTGAATGCTCTGCTAACTGGGACCAAAGCACACAAGGGTTTCGACTTTGCTTCGTGGCATGAGGAGTTGGAGCAGCAGAAAAGGGAGTTTCCTCTGGGATACAAAACCTTCGGGGAGGCCATCCCACCGCAATATGCTATCCAGGTACTGGATGAGCTCACCAAAGGTGAGGCCATCATTGCCACTGGTGTTGGGCAGCACCAGATGTGGGCGGCTCAGTATTACACCTACAAGCGCCCACGGCAGTGGCTGTCTTCGGCTGGTCTGGGGGCAATGGGGTTTGGGCTGCCAGCTGCAGCTGGTGCCGCTGTGGCTAACCCAGGGGTCACAGTTGTTGACATTGATGGGGATGGTAGCTTCCTCATGAACATTCAGGAGTTGGCGCTGATTCGCATTGAGAACCTCCCAGTTAAGGTGATGATATTGAACAACCAGCATCTTGGAATGGTGGTGCAGTGGGAGGACAGGTTTTACAAGGCCAATCGGGCGCATACATACCTTGGGAACCCAGAAAATGAGAGTGAGATATATCCAGATTTTGTGACCATTGCTAAAGGGTTCAATGTTCCTGCAGTTCGGGTGACAAAGAGGAGTGAAGTCCGTGCAGCAATCAAGAAGATGCTTGAGACCCCTGGGCCATACTTGTTGGATATCATCGTCCCTCACCAGGAGCATGTGCTGCCTATGATCCCTAGCGGTGGTGCTTTCAAGGACATTATCATGGAAGGTGATGGCAGGATTGCGTATTAA